A stretch of bacterium DNA encodes these proteins:
- the trpS gene encoding tryptophan--tRNA ligase — protein sequence MKRVFSGIQPSGEPHLGNYAGALLNWVRLQADYECIYCVVDYHAITQSYDAELLAARTLDMATAILAAGVDPQRATLFVQSAVPEHTELAWLLNCVTPLGELERMTQFKDKAARDRKNINVGLLAYPVLQAADIALYRGELVPVGEDQVQHLELAREILRRFNARYGEVFPEPQPLLSTAKRILGLDGQAKMSKSLGNTLAVLADAEEIWDKLRPAVTDARRVRRSDPGEPEDCNIFTMHKAFTGEAKRDELAAGCRSAGIGCFDCKRVLADAIDAQLAPVRERYRELAARPERVREVLAAGATRCRGIAREVLAEARAAMGLLR from the coding sequence GGGCGCGCTGCTCAACTGGGTGCGCCTGCAGGCGGACTACGAGTGCATCTACTGCGTCGTCGACTACCACGCGATCACGCAGAGCTACGACGCGGAGCTCCTGGCCGCGCGCACGCTGGACATGGCGACAGCGATCCTCGCCGCGGGCGTGGATCCCCAGCGCGCCACCCTCTTCGTGCAGTCCGCGGTGCCCGAGCACACCGAACTCGCCTGGCTGCTCAACTGCGTGACGCCGCTGGGCGAGCTCGAGCGCATGACCCAGTTCAAGGACAAGGCCGCTCGTGACCGCAAGAACATCAACGTGGGCCTGCTCGCCTACCCCGTCCTCCAGGCGGCCGACATCGCGCTCTACCGCGGGGAGCTGGTGCCGGTGGGCGAGGACCAGGTGCAGCACCTCGAACTGGCGCGGGAGATCCTGCGCCGCTTCAATGCCCGCTACGGCGAGGTCTTCCCCGAGCCGCAGCCGTTGCTCAGCACGGCCAAGCGCATTCTGGGTCTGGACGGCCAGGCCAAGATGAGCAAGAGCCTGGGCAATACGCTGGCCGTGCTCGCGGACGCCGAGGAGATCTGGGACAAGCTGCGGCCCGCGGTCACCGACGCCCGTCGCGTGCGGCGCAGCGATCCCGGCGAGCCGGAGGACTGCAACATCTTCACCATGCACAAGGCCTTCACCGGCGAGGCCAAGCGCGACGAGCTGGCGGCCGGCTGCCGCAGCGCGGGGATCGGCTGCTTCGACTGCAAGCGAGTGCTGGCCGATGCCATCGACGCCCAGCTCGCGCCGGTCAGGGAGCGCTATCGCGAGCTGGCGGCGCGGCCGGAGCGGGTGCGCGAGGTGCTCGCCGCGGGCGCCACCCGCTGCCGGGGGATCGCCCGCGAGGTGCTGGCCGAGGCCCGCGCCGCGATGGGGCTGCTGCGCTGA